A single region of the Amphiura filiformis chromosome 7, Afil_fr2py, whole genome shotgun sequence genome encodes:
- the LOC140157547 gene encoding uncharacterized protein, which translates to MASEVPTGPLKVFLWTTPRTVSTSFLKCMTYVPDTVAWHEPYLQIGKFSYQVEDPMFSEPYRELAEKQGGASEVAKIESGYDASDKDFDWLREQLEGDFPGKKMVFVKDMGASILRESRHDKIPKGFRHTFLIRNPHKMMQSQLKGFMKMQQPGSFKNPNLTPDKIRPVQYLNELWKYVKAEGFESNPVIVDIDELLENPKEMLEAYCKEVGIPFTEDLLTWPLGEDVMTNMWMVPKQTILTFRTVGAHTGTFASTGFQTKSPATVGNSSSPEDDLMKQIPPIVSQILKGMADREFPFYEELHAERLTLNK; encoded by the coding sequence ATGGCTAGCGAAGTACCTACAGGTCCTCTCAAGGTCTTCCTCTGGACGACTCCTCGCACTGTGTCCACTTCATTTCTCAAATGCATGACTTATGTGCCTGATACCGTAGCCTGGCACGAGCCATATCTACAGATCGGTAAATTCTCCTACCAAGTGGAAGATCCGATGTTTTCCGAACCTTACCGAGAATTGGCGGAAAAGCAGGGAGGCGCTTCAGAAGTAGCTAAGATTGAAAGTGGATATGACGCAAGTGACAAAGATTTTGATTGGCTGAGAGAACAATTAGAAGGTGATTTTCCTGGAAAGAAGATGGTTTTCGTGAAAGATATGGGGGCAAGTATTCTTAGAGAGTCGCGACATGATAAAATCCCGAAGGGATTCCGCCATACTTTCTTAATACGTAATCCCCATAAGATGATGCAATCTCAACTGAAAGGATTTATGAAAATGCAACAACCAGGATCATTTAAAAACCCAAACCTCACTCCGGACAAAATACGTCCCGTTCAGTATTTGAATGAATTATGGAAGTACGTGAAAGCGGAAGGTTTCGAATCCAATCCTGTAATCGTTGATATCGACGAGCTTCTGGAGAATCCCAAAGAAATGCTGGAAGCTTATTGTAAAGAAGTGGGCATTCCATTCACAGAAGATCTACTGACTTGGCCCTTGGGTGAAGATGTCATGACAAATATGTGGATGGTTCCTAAGCAGACAATACTTACCTTTCGAACGGTTGGAGCACATACGGGAACCTTCGCAAGCACTGGATTTCAAACAAAATCACCGGCTACGGTTGGCAACAGTAGCAGCCCTGAAGATGACCTTATGAAGCAGATTCCCCCAATTGTATCGCAAATATTAAAGGGGATGGCAGACAGAGAATTTCCTTTTTATGAAGAACTACATGCCGAACGACTGACTCTAAACAAATAG